TACGCGAAGCAGCTCGGAGCCAAGCTCCGGGCGATCCGCACTCAGCAGGGGCTCTCCCTGCACGGCGTCGAGGAGAAGTCCCAGGGTCGCTGGAAGGCTGTGGTCGTCGGCTCCTACGAGCGCGGCGACCGCGCGGTCACCGTGCAGCGCCTCGCCGAGCTGGCCGAGTTCTACGGCGTGCCGGTGCAGGAGCTGCTGCCCGGCGGCACCCCGGGCGGGGCCGCCGAGCCGCCGCCGCGCCTGGTCCTCGACCTGGAGCGGCTGACCCAGGTCCCGTCCGAGAAGGCCGGCCCGCTGCAGCGCTACGCCGCGACCATCCAGTCGCAGCGCGGCGACTACAACGGCAAGGTGCTCTCGATCCGCCAGGACGACCTGCGCACCCTGGCCGTCATCTACGACCAGTCCCCCTCGATCCTCACCGAGCAGCTGATCAGCTGGGGCGTGCTGAACCCGGACGCGCGCCGCGCGGTCCGCGAGGAGGACGCGAGCTGACCTCGGTCGGCCGCTCGTCCGTTTGAAGAAACGTCACAGCGGGGCGGGACACCGGAAGCAACCGGTCTCCCGCCCCGCTGTCTCGCGCTTCCACCGTTTCCACGCTCGGGGCCCGGGCCCGCCGGGCCGCGTCGGCCGGGCGGCTCAGACCACCGTGCCCAGGCTGAACCCGGGGGCCGCCGCCACCCCGGCCACCGCCAGCTCGGCCGGCGACCACTCCTGGCCGGTGCTCCGCCAGGCCCAGGCCACCTGCCGGTACTCCCCGCACAGCGCGCCCGAGCCCTGCGTCCCGTGCAGCACCGCGGCGCCCGGCAGTTCGCGGTAGAGCCCGGCGCACAGCACCGCGGTGACCAGGTCCAGGTCCTCGTCGTTGATCCGCACCGCGCCGTCCTCCCAGTGCAGCACCCGGGCCCGGGCCTCCAGCGGCCCGGACGGCGCGTCCACCACCACCCGGAACTCGTACGCCCCGCAGCCCGCCCCGACCAGCACCCGCCGGAACACCTCGGACGCCTGCTGGTACGTCCAGCGCGCCCGCGGCTCGGCCGCCGCGCCCGCCGTCCCGCACAGCGCCCCGTCCATCAGCAGGTCCGCGTACCGGAGCGTCAGCCCGCCCTCGCGGGCCCGGACCAGCCGCGGCAGGAAGTCCGGCAGGTCCTCGCCGCGGTACGTCACCAACTGGGTCTGCAGCGGCGGGTTGACCAGGTAGCCGTCCCGCGCGGCCTGCTCCCGCACGTCCAGCCCGTGCAGCAGGCAGTAGTCCGCGAAGTCCTCCGGGTGGAACATCCGGGCCCGGACGGTGCCGTACTCCTCGACCGCCCCCGCCAGCAGCTCCCCGGCCTCCCGCAGGTACGTGGCGTAGTCCGGCGCGTCCGTCACCTGCCAGGCCCGCACCCGCTCGAAGTCCGCCTCGCCGGTCAGGATGCCCGTCACGAAGACCTCCCCGCCCCGGTGCGAGGGCTCTGCACTGCAACGGCGCGGCCGGCGGCTGTTCCTGGACATCGGTGGCTCCCGGGGTTCTCGGTCGAGCGACTGCTGTCCCACTCCTCCCCTCCCACACCCGCCCCACACACACGGCCTGTCACAAGTCTGCAACCGACCGTCGCCGGAGCGGGTCCGGGCCGGGGGAGCTCAGCGCGGCGTCTTCGCCAACTGGCGGGACTGGGCGACCAGTCGGCCGTTCTCGTCCCAGATCTCGCAGTCCTCCTCGAAGTACCCGCCGGCCACGTTGCGGGTGGCGTGGGAGACCCGGAGCCAGCCGTCGGCGGGCAGCGCCCGGACGTGCACGGTGAGTTCGATGGTGGGGGCCCAGCCGGGGCGGCCGAGGTCGAAGGTGACCGGCGGGAGGGCGTCGGCGGCGAGCAGCAGGGAGAGCGGGTCGGCGGGGCGCTTGTCGGCGAGCCGGAACCAGCCCTGCATCCGCCCCCGGTGGGACGGCTGCCCCATCGCCCAGCCGATGGCGGCCGGGTCGAGCCGCAGGTCGAGGCGCTGCAACAGGGCGGCCTGGGCGATGAGTTCGCGCGGGGCGTGCTCGACGCCTATGCACTGCTCGGGCCCGGGCAGCTCCGGCGGCAGCGCGGTGGTGGCGACCTCCGCGTCGAGCCCGGCCAGGTCGGTGAAGGAGGCGGTCAGGCGCAGCCGCTCCTCACCGCCCTGGGAGAGGACGGCGCTGCCGGTGGCCAGGCTGCGCCCGCGCCGGACGATCTCGGTGCGGACGGTGGCCGGGCCGGGACGGGACGCGGAGACGTAGGTGCCGCTGACGGTGAGCGGGTGCGGGTGCGCCGGTCCGGCCTCCCGGGCGAGGGCGTGCGCGGCGAAGGCGAGCAGCAGGCCGCCGTTGACGCCGCCGCCGATCTGCCAGCCGTCGCCGAGTTCGCCGTCGTAGCGGCCGGGTTCGCCGGGGTGCGGGGTGAGCGCGATGCCCTGGTCGAACTCGAAGGCGGGGGTGGTCTCCGCATGGCTTCGCGGCCCTTCTGCGCGGCGGGCAAGGACATTACTTGCCGGTAGCTTACGCGCGAAGGCCGCCGGACCAACAGGTCCGACGGCCTTCGGGGGTGCGGGGCTCAGCGCCGGATGCTCGGCTTGAGCTCCATGAACCGGGCGAGCAGGCCGTTGACGAAGGCCGGCGACTCGTCCGTGGAGAACTCCTTGGCGATCTCCACCGACTCGTCCAGGACCACCGCGTCGGGCGTCCCGTCCTCCCAGATCAGCTCGTACGCACCGAGCCGGAGCACGTTGCGGTCGGCGATCGGCATCCGGTCCAGCGTCCAGCCCACCGCGTAGGTGGAGATCAGGTCGTCGATGGTGCGCGCGTGCTGCGCGTAGCCCTCGACCAGCTGCATGGTGTACTCCGCGACCTGCGGGATGCCCTCGTCCGGACGGGGTCGCGGGCCCGCGCGATCCAGTCGGCGAGCACCCGTTCGGGGACACGCCGCGGTGGTCCGCCTCGAACAGGATCTGGAAGGCCCGGGTGCGGGCCTTGCTACGAGCAGCCGCCACGGTTACTTGACCCGGCCGAGGTAGCTGCCGTCGCGGGTGTCGACCTTGACCTTCTCGCCGGTGGTGACGAACAGCGGCACCTGGATCTCGGCGCCGGTCTCCAGGGTGGCCGGCTTGGTGCCGCCGGTGGAGCGGTCGCCCTGGACGCCCGGCTCGGTCTCGGCGATGACCAGCTCGACCGCGGCGGGGAGCTCGACGTACAGCGGGACGCCCTCGTTCTGCGCGACCAGGGCCTCGAAGCCCTCCAGCAGGTACTTGGCGGCGTCGCCGACGGTGGCGGAGTCGACCGGGACCTGGTCGTAGGTGTCCATGTCCATGAAGATGAACGCGTCGCCGTCGCGGTACGAGTACTGCATGGTGCGCTTGTCGACGTTGGCGGTCTCGACCTTGATGCCCGCGTTGAAGGTCTTCTCGACGACCTTGCCGGAGAGGACCTCCTTCAGCTTGGTGCGAACGAAGGCCGGGCCCTTGCCGGGCTTGACGTGCTGGAACTCGACGACGGTCCAGAGCTTGCCGCCGTCCAGCTTGAGGACCATGCCGTTCTTGAGATCGTTCGTGGTAGCCACGGGCGCACTTACTCCTGATATGTCCGCTGTCAAGGAACACCAAGCGGCGCGCCGCCGGGACCGGGCTCGGTCACAGCGCGAGGAGCTCCTTGGTGGTGATGGTGAGCAGCTCGGGCCCGCCCTCCTCGGGAGGCCGCACCACGAGCGTGTCCTCGATCCGGACGCCGCCCCGACCCGGGAGATGGACCCCGGGGCCGACGGTGACCGGCACGCGATTGTCCAGTTTACCCATGTCGGCGGGCCCCA
This is a stretch of genomic DNA from Kitasatospora fiedleri. It encodes these proteins:
- the bldD gene encoding transcriptional regulator BldD, whose translation is MSSDYAKQLGAKLRAIRTQQGLSLHGVEEKSQGRWKAVVVGSYERGDRAVTVQRLAELAEFYGVPVQELLPGGTPGGAAEPPPRLVLDLERLTQVPSEKAGPLQRYAATIQSQRGDYNGKVLSIRQDDLRTLAVIYDQSPSILTEQLISWGVLNPDARRAVREEDAS
- a CDS encoding thioesterase family protein, producing MALTPHPGEPGRYDGELGDGWQIGGGVNGGLLLAFAAHALAREAGPAHPHPLTVSGTYVSASRPGPATVRTEIVRRGRSLATGSAVLSQGGEERLRLTASFTDLAGLDAEVATTALPPELPGPEQCIGVEHAPRELIAQAALLQRLDLRLDPAAIGWAMGQPSHRGRMQGWFRLADKRPADPLSLLLAADALPPVTFDLGRPGWAPTIELTVHVRALPADGWLRVSHATRNVAGGYFEEDCEIWDENGRLVAQSRQLAKTPR
- the efp gene encoding elongation factor P — encoded protein: MATTNDLKNGMVLKLDGGKLWTVVEFQHVKPGKGPAFVRTKLKEVLSGKVVEKTFNAGIKVETANVDKRTMQYSYRDGDAFIFMDMDTYDQVPVDSATVGDAAKYLLEGFEALVAQNEGVPLYVELPAAVELVIAETEPGVQGDRSTGGTKPATLETGAEIQVPLFVTTGEKVKVDTRDGSYLGRVK